The genome window CCTACTGTCGTTCCCGAAATGTTGAACTCATTGGAGATCTTCCCATATACGTAAGTTTTGAAAGTGCAGATGTATGGGGTTGTCCTGAAATGTTTCAACTGAATGCTGATATGACTCCCATCGCCGTATCAGGAGTTCCACCTGATTATTTCAGTTCTACGGGACAACGATGGGGGAATCCTCTATATCGATGGGATTACGCTCAAGATAATTCTTTTCATTGGTGGATAAAACGACTCGAACATGCGTTGCACTTTTTCGATCTGGTCCGCTTCGATCACTTTAGAGGATTTCTTGCCTACTGGAGTATCCCATATGAAGAGAAAACTGCTGTAAAGGGACATTGGGAAGAAGGCCCGAACGACAACTTTTTTTCCGCAATAAAAGAGAAATTCTCAACTATGCCCTTCATTGCCGAAAACCTGGGAATTATTACCCCTGACGTAACTGAAGCCATGAAAAGATACGATCTACCCGGGATGCTCGTTTTACTCTTTGCCTTTGATGAATCGATGCCTCGTAACCCATATATTCTGCATAATCATACTCCCAACAACTTCATATATACGGGAACACACGATAATAATACTGTAAAAGGTTGGTTTGACGAAGACTCCACCACCCAAGAAAAAGAAAGGCTAAGCACCTATACCAATACGCCTCTCAATCGCAACAACGTAACAACCGTTCTTACCCGGCTCGCCCTCATGTCTGTAGCTGACACAGCAATTATTCCTCTTCAGGATTATCTCAATCTGGGGAGCGAAGGAAGAATCAATACTCCATCAACAATAGAAGGGAACTGGCAATGGATGTTAACGGGAAAAGAATTAACAGATTCTCTGGCTGCATCTCTTCATTCCCTCATGACCGTTTATGGAAGGATATAAAGAAAGAAGGTGATGACCAATGCAGTTTCAGCCTCAAAAAAATTTAGGAAAATCTATACAGGATCTCCTTGAGCAAGATCCCTCCTTTCGAACTGTGGCGTATTTCTCCATGGAAATAGGAATAAAAACATCTATCCCCACATACGCCGGTGGTTTAGGTATTCTCGCCGGAGATATATTAAAAAGCGCTGCAGATATGGGAGTTCCCATGGTTGGAATCACTTTGCTCTATCGAAGAGGGTATTTTGAACAAGAATTTAATAATGAACAATGGCAAACAGAAAAACCTGTTCTTTGGCATCCTGAACAGGAACTTACGCCCCTCCACAATAAAGTTTCTATTAAAATTCAAAATCGGGATGTCAACATACAGACGTGGCTCTACGAAATTGCAGGTTCATCCGGATACTCTATCCCAATATACTTTCTTGATACTGATATAGAGTCAAATCATCCGGAAGATCGTCAACTCTCATGGTATCTTTACGGTGGGGAAACCCTCTACCGCCTATGCCAAGAAATAGTTCTTGGTGTAGGTGGACTTCGAATGTTGCGAGATTTAGGCTACAACAACATAGAAACATTCCATCTCAACGAAGGGCACGCCGGCTTCCTCTCTTTGGAACTCATGAGAGAAATGGGATATTACGATCCGGCAAAAGTCAGAGAACACGTTGTTTTTACAACTCATACCCCTGTAGCAGCAGGGCACGATTTTTTTAAATACGAGCTCATTGAAAAGGTTATGTCTTCAGATGCTTTAACAACACTTAAGAGAATGATTCCTTCAGAGGGCGTCTCTATGACCGAATTAGGCCTTCGATATAGTCGATTTGTAAATGGAGTCTCAAAAAAGCACGCAGAAATAAGCCGTAAACTTTTCAATGCGCCTACAATTCAAAGTGTCACCAATGGAATACATCCTACAACATGGGTCAGTCCTGGGATGAGAAAGCTTCTTTCTCGTCACATTCCGGGTTGGGAAAATGATCCAGGTCGTCTTGTCCAAGCTCTGACTCTTCCCTCTGACGAACTCTGGTCTGTACATCAAGCATCTAAAATGCGACTTCTTGCATATATTCTCGAAGAAACGGGAGTATCTCTCAAATCTGACATTTTAACAATCGGTTTCGCACGTCGAGCTGCTACATATAAACGAGCTGACCTCATTTTTTCTAATCTAAAAAAACTCATAGAGATAGGAACAGGTAAAATTCAGCTTATTTTTTCCGGTAAAGCCCATCCTAAAGACGATGGGGGCAAAGCCCTTATACAAAGAATAATGAATACGTCAAATAAAATCAAAGACTCTATACTCATGGTTTACCTTCCAAATCACACAATGGAGCTTGGTCGTCTTATTACCCAAGGAGTAGATATTTGGCTCAACACTCCACTTCGTCCAAGAGAAGCTTCAGGTACAAGCGGAATGAAGTGTGCTTTAAATGGGGTCATGAATTTTTCTGTTCTTGATGGTTGGTGGATTGAAGGCTGGATAGAAGACGTTACAGGCTGGGCCATTGGCCCAACGCCCAGCGATACAGATCTTCATGCCTATGACGAATCGAAAGACGCCATAGATCTTTACGAAAAACTCGAAAAGAAAATTATCCCTGCCTATTATTCAGATCGGGAGCATTGGATAAGAATGATGAAAAATGCAATCGCGCTGAATGGCAGCTATTTCCATACTCATAGAGTTATAAAAGAGTATTGTGAAAAAGCCTATGGGATTTCATTTCGTGGAATATAAGGAGGTGCTACTTTTATGAAAATTTTGCATGTAGCCAGTGAAGTAGCACCTCTTTCAAAAGTTGGAGGTCTCGGCGATGTTGCCGGTTCTCTTCCCAAAGCTCTCCACAGGCTCGGAGCTGATGTAAGAATCATAACTCCGGCATGGCCTGGCGTTCTCGACAAAGCTCGTGAAGAAGGGAAAAAGATTACTCGCCTTCCTCCTCTTATTCATGTCGCGTTACAGTGGCATGTCATTAGCGCTAAAGTATGGAAAACGATAATAGAAGATGTTCCTATTTATATTATTGAAAATAACTCGCTCTTTGAGAAAATACCTATTTATCCAGATGAACTCACTGTTGAAAGCTCTCTCCCATTTGCTTTCTTTTCTCTTGCTGCTCTTGAACTCGAACAAAAGAGCCGTTGGGATCCCGATATTATCCATTGCCATGACTGGCCTTCGGCCCTCGTCCCTATTAGTTTTAGGTGGCATAAATTTTATCGTACCCAAAAGCCCTATCCTCTAACTGTATTGACCATACACAACATTGCCCATCAGGGAGTGCTTCCTTTTCACGTACTTGAAGAGTGGGGAATCGATACACAGTCATTCTCCATTGATGGTCTTGAATTTTACGGGCATGTCAACCTTCTAAAAGGAGGTATTGTAACTGCAGATAGTGTAACAACAGTCAGTCCGCAATATGCAGAAGAAATTCAAACCCAGGAAATGGGCTTCGGACTTGATGGTGTTATCAAAGAAAATAAAAACAAATTATATGGAATCTTAAATGGAATAGATGATACGTGGTCTCCTGAAAGAGACCCTCTTCTCTCATGTCACTATTCATCTGAAGAGTTAAATGGCAAGAAAAATTGCCGGAAAAACCTTCTGGAACAACTGGGATGGGAAGATGACGAATCTCCGCTTCTTCTTTCAATTAGCCGTTTAGCCATGCAGAAAGGATATGACATACTGATTCCAGCTCTTGATACTATAAGAGATATGGGAATTCGATGTCTTTTTATAGGAAGCGGCAATCCTCTCTTTTCCACTTCTCTGCGTGAAAAAGCCACACTTTACCCAGATCGTATCTCTTTTTTAAACGGTTTTCATGAGAAATTTTCTCACCTTGCCTATGCGGGAGCAGATATGCTCATTATGCCTTCACATTTCGAACCATGTGGCCTCTCCCAGCTCATAGCCCTACGATATGGAACTGTGCCGGTTGCACGAATGACAGGTGGAATTATAGATACGATTCTCGATGCAGATCACTTCTCTGATGGCTACGGATTCACTTTCTCACCATATACAACAGAAGCTCTCGTTAAAACGGTACAACGGGCCCTTGATGCGTTCAAAAATCAGAAACGCTGGGAAGAAATTATGCAACGAGGCATGGTAAAAGATTTTTCGTGGAAAAACTCTTCTCAAAAGTATTTTGACTTGTATCAAAAAATGTTACGCGAAAAAAGGCGGTAGAAAACCTTCTACCGCCCACCATTAACTCCATTAACCTGAAAAATGGAATTCCAATAGTCTGAGAAAAAACGTGCGTACTGTTTATTATCAGCAAGTGGCTTTTCCAATTGAACTCTTATATCGTTAGAAATCTTTGCCGAATGAGCAAATTGTTCCCCCGCTTTTGTCAAAGAAGAAAGATACAAGGAGACGGCATCATGAACCTCTTCATTTTTGTTGTGAAGGAAGTCGGCCTGAGACCTGTACATCTCAAGATCAAGCTGCATTCCTGATATATTTTGTGCCCAACGTTCAAAATAGCTGTGAAGAGGAACAAAAGCCTCTTTTTCAGAGAAACTTCCACTTGCCATAACAATGAGGGAAAGAGGCTTCTCCCTATCTCTGAAAATGAGCTTCACTTGGCCTGTCTCTTCAGAAATTTCAGGCTGGAAGCAGGGCATAAGTCGATCAATAAAAACTCTCATAATAGAAGTCATACCCGAAAAATGAAGGGGAGTGGCAAGCAAAATAGCATCAGATTCTATAACTTTCTTCCGCAACTCCCGCATATCATCCTGCAAAATACAACGCCCAGGGGTCTTTGTCCAACAATAGAGAGACCCTAAGCACGAATGGATAACTTTATCTACAAGCACAACAGAAGATACTTCTGCTCCTCCATTTCGAGCTCCCAACAAGAAATTTTCTATCATAATCGAGGTAGCGCCTCGTCCTCCACGAGGGCTACCATTAAAAGCTACAATTTTCAAACATCCCACCTGCTTTTCACAATAAGTCTTTATAGTGCTATTTCTTTAGTATATTCTTTAAACCTTCCTGAATAGCTTCTTCTAAAAGGTTTTCAGGCTTCTTTTCTGTTTCTCCAGTGGAATCTTTAGGCGGAGCTATCTGCTCTTCAACAGCTGAAGGTTGTGTTCCTTGAGGCGTTGTTTTATCCACTGTCTGAGGCGCCGGAGCTATTTTGACATTAGAAACAGATGGCTTCCCTATCGTTCCGCCTACATTAAAAGAAATATCTCTAAAATCAGATTTTTCAAGTCCAGCTTTTGCTCCTGTAAGAGCTCCCTTCAAGATACCCTCAAGAGATGACGTTCCACCAGCGCCTAAAATACCGGCAACACCTCCGAACAAAGCGTTTAAAACCTGAATATTAGCGTTTCCCTGACATTGAAGAGCTAAAGTTGTATCGAAACCTACAGGCCCTGAAGCTTTAAGGAAACGATATATAGGATCATTCTGGAACGCTGTTGCTTTTGCATTATCGAGTATAATACGTCGCGTTTCAACCCGGAAAGGAGCCACAACTGAAGCAAAACGAATTGCAGATTGGCCATAAAGTGATGCTCCCAGTTTTACCGCTTTGAAGTCACTAATAGAGCCTTCACCTATATGTACCTCTCCTTTACCGTTAAAGCTCAATCCTTTTGCCATGCGCCCTGAAAGCGACACATCGCCCTTAGCTTTGCCGTTAATATGTCCTTCAAGTCCTCCTGTTGCATCTTGCAAGAGAGGATCAACATTTACATTTTCCATATGTACAGATTTTGTAAATGTGCCTTTGGCAAGATCAATTTCACCCTTACCTGAAGCTGTTCCCCCATAAAGTTCTGCGTGCGCATTTGCAAATATAACATTCATACCTTTTAATGTGAAAGGATAAGAAATATTCGAAAGCTTGAGGCCAGCAAAAGATAGAGAAGGAGCTGATAATGATCCTTTCCCCTCACTTGACACTCCAGAAAAAGTTCCATCAAAATCAACGTTAATCGTTCCAGAGGGTTTATACGCAGCCATCTCTTTTACACCGGAAGTAAGAGCAGCCGCATCCAACCCTTTTCCAGAAAGAGAAAGGGTCGCTTCCGGAACATCTTTCTTTAAATTAAACGTTCCTTGAGCGGAGACAGTACCTCCTCCTACAGATGCATTAAAGTTTTTCAACGACATTTTCCCCATGTTGCCTTCCACAGCACCGTTAAGGTTTGTAAAAGCAAAACCAGAGAAAACAGTTCTGGGAGAAGAGAACTCTGCCGATATCGATGGGTTATCGGCCTTACCTTTAACTGCCGTCTTTCCGCTTAATGTTCCAGAGAGAGAGTAGGGAAGCTTTCCTGCCCTCGCCAGCACGGCTAAATCTCCTTCTTTTATTTCAAAAGTAAGATCAAGATCTGCTGGGGCCTTAGGCTGCAATTTCACAGATCCAGAGCCAGATATTTCTCCAGATCCCAAACGAGCCGTAAGTGTACTAAGAGAAATACTCTCTTTCGAGGCATCGATACGAGCCGCTATCTTTTCTGCTCCTACACCTGCAAACCCCAAGGATCCAGCCTTAACATCAAGCTGAACCTGTTTGGGAATCCCCTCTTTCAGAGCGAGATCTGTTTGCAAAGAAAAATCTGCTACATGCCCCTGTTCCATAAAACCTAAACGAGGGGAAACAGCAGAAAGTTGTATCTTCGGAGAAGTTGTCTTTCCTTCTATGCGAGCCGTCGCTGTTACGTTTCCCCGTAAAGCATAATTTTTCAACTCAGGGAAAAAGGGTTCAAGATTTTTAGGGTCAACCTCAGCTGCCTGCACGGTAAGGTTTAAAGAGGGAGAGGGACTTCCCACTCCTGCTATCGCACCTTTACCAGTCATTGGTATGTTACGCCAACGTCCACGAGCCGAAGAGAGAGTCAGCACATCTTTCTCGAAAACAAAGACAACGTTAAGATCATTAAAAGCCTCTTCTCCATAAGAGAGTCGATCAGACCATGTTCTGCCTTCAAGGCGGGGGGCAGTTACAACACCCTTAATACCAACATCAGCGCTCACGGCCCCTTTAGGAACAATTTTCGGGGCTTTAGGAAGAGAAGCTGTTATTTTGCCTACATCTATACTTCGAGCCTTGAAAAGAATATCAAGACGAGGATTTTTTTGTAATTGGCTCACAGATCCGCTTAACGCAAGTGCCCCTCCATCAATAACGGAATTCCCTTTGATTGTTGCTGTGCTTCCCTTGAAAGCCACATTGGCAGACGTATTTTGTAGCTGCTGACCATAAGCTTCTATCTGAGCGGCTTTCAGATCTATATTCCCTGCAAGAGTTGTCGGAGACCCCTTCACAACCACTGAAAAAATATCAACTTTTCCCTTAGCGGAAGCTAATGCTGGAACGGTTTTCTTTAACTCTTCCAAAGAAGCATTTTTCCCTTCCAGTGCGATATCAATAAATGGGGCTTTCCCCGGAACAAAAGCAAAAGCAGCACGCCCACTAAGAGGAAGAGCCAAAGCTGTTCCCTTTAAATCTTCAAGATTCAAACGAAAAGCTTCATACCTCCAATTACTTTCCACTGATTGTACGGGATATCCTGCAAGAGACGTTCCAGAAAAGGAAAGATGACCGGAAAGAATAGGGTTATTCCATATCCCTTCTGCAATGAAGGATGACGAGAAAAGACCATCATAGGCGCTTCCTCGTAATGTGGGCCAAAAAAGAGCAAGCTGAGCTACGTTCAGTTTCTCTATCTCGCCCTTAATGGAAAGGCTTGGAAGAATAGCACCCTTCGCCATTATCCTTCCCTCTCCAATTTTCATATTAAGATCCTTGAATTCAAGAACTTCTTTCTCACGTCTAAGGTTTATTCCACCTTTAATGGGAACGGTATTCATTAATAAATCTACATCGGCTTTTATACCATCTTTGCTTAGATCAAAATCCGTTTGAGCAATAGTTGTCTCTCCCCAAGGAGTATGGACTCTGCCATTTCTAATAGAAAGAGCCTCTATAGGAGCTTCTCCTTCTCCAGGTTTCATCTTTATTGCAGCGAATTCCTTAGAGAGCTTCTCTGCATCAACATCAAGACCATGAATAGTAACCCGAGAAAGTCGGGGTGATCCTGAAAAAACAGACATAAGATTCACTTTTACTCCCAAAGAATCAGCAGAAAGTAATAATGCTCCCTTTTTACTCAGGGTGATTTCATAAAGGTTGTAGCCTTTTAAAGGATTACCTGTAACGCTTTCAATAGCCAAATCAGCACCAAGAATTTCAGAGACAGCTGTTGTCGCTTCCCGTCTGACAATATCTCCACCAACGTTCATACTCCCTATGATAAGAAGTATTCCGACAACTCCAACGGCTATAAAAAGCGCGAGTGTCATTTTTTTACTTCGCTTCATTTATTACACCTCCTTATACGCCACAAAAAACGTTTTTCCGTTTTTCTCTACGCCAGGCACTCATCATAAAGTTTTCCTTCGGCTACCATAACAGCCTTGCCTTTAAGGTAGGTTTTACAATAATTTCGCTTTTCATCAAAGGAAAAAGAAACCCAGTTGTCTCCCCCTGGATTATGCACATGTATAGGAGAAGTCATTTCCAACACAATAGATGCCGCTACGGCAGAAGCCGCAGACCCCGTTCCACAAGAGAGAGTCAGATCTTCAACTCCACGCTCGTATGTCACTACCTTGAGTTCAGATTCTCCTACTCGCTGAATAAAGTTAACATTTGTTCCGTTGGGGAAACGTTGTGTATCATAACGAACAGTTCGCCCGATTTCGACTAACGTCTCTCTTGAAAAATCTGTAATATTTTCTATAAAAAGAACGCAGTGAGGAACGCCTACGATCAGATAGACAAAAGGAAATGTCTCACCACCTACATTCAGGCTTTCTCCCCAAAACCCCTCTGATAAATCAACATTCCCCATATCGAGTTCCACAAAGGGAGCTTCAACTTTAGCGCGAATAGGGCCTGCCAAGGTTTCAAAAGACATACTTTCTCCCGCTAATTTTTTTTCCCAAGCATAACGAGCAATACATCGAGCCCCATTTCCACACATTTCGCCCTCAGAGCCATCCCTATTAAAGAGACGCATTCTAAAATCTTCATGCTCCGATTTCTCAACAACTAAAAGGCCGTCAGCACCAACAGACTCGCAACGTCGACAGATACGTTCTGCCAATTGCGAGAGAGCTAATGTCCCCATCTGATTGTCTCTATTATCAATAACAACAAAATCGTTGCCATTACCCTGCATTTTTGTAAATTCTAACATAACCGACACCTCGTATTCTGCATTAAAAATGGCAGAGGAATCTCTCCTCTGCCATTATTGTACCGTACCAATTAAAAGTTCGCGTCAGTAAAAACTCAGGCTTTTTCTTCGATTGGTTTCGAAACAAAGAAGAAAAGAGAACATGACGCAACTGCTCCCAAAACGAGAGAGAAGAAAACAGGAAGTCCGAAACCAATGAGGACATACCCTGCTGCCGCTCCTGCCGCAGCCACAAAAGCATAGGGAATCTGAGAGTTCACGTGATCAACGTGGTCAGAACCACTGAACATGGAACTCATGATTGTAGTATCAGAAATGGGACTGCTGTGATCTCCCCACACGGCGCCAGCAAAGACAGCTCCAATCGTAGGAAGTAATATTTCAATAAACCCTGCATCATGAATTTGCGTAACGTTATAAACGAGTGGAACAACTATTGGCATAAGTACGCCCATGGTTCCATATGATGTTCCCGTACAGAATGAAATGATAGCGCCAGTAAAGAAAGTCAAAAGCGGAATCCATGCTGGCGAAAGGGCATTTCCTGCTATTCTGACTATGTACTGAGCTGTTCCTACCTCTTTAATAGCCGATCCGATAGCCCAGGCAAAGATAAGGATCAGGGTTCCAAAGAAAATAGAACTCATTCCTTGCATGAAACCGGCGAAAAGTCTGTTCCAGGAAGCTAGTCTCTGAGCTTTAAAGAAAACGAGGGTAAGGAAAACAGCGCCGAAAGACCCCCAAACCAAAGCCTTTGAACTGTCGCCTTCTCCTACAGCCGTAGCCAAAGAGACATTTGGCCACCCGCCGGTAACAATAAGCATGAGGAAAATCAACCCAACCATAAATGCGAGGGGAACCAAAAAATTAACAATGCGTCTCGGCGTTCCTTCCTCTGGTTCGAAATCTGCATGCTTAGTTGTAATAAGAGGTTTTGCTCCCTCCCGAAGAACCTGCCCCGTCTGTCTGGCTCTCCGCTCTGCATGAAGCATAGGTCCCATATCTCGCTGTGTATAAATAACAAAGGTTAAAAGCACAAGGGCAATAATGTTATAAAACACATATGGAATAGAACGAAGATATGCTACATACGGAGAGTAGCCTATCTCAAGAGCATTAAACTGATTACCAATCTGTCCAACCATATAGGCAACCCATGAAGAAATACCTGCAATACAGGCAATAGGAGCCGATGTCGAATCAACGATATACGACAATTTTTCTTTAGAAATCCGATATTTATCAGTAATAGGACTCATTGTCGTTCCCACAACGAGCGTATTGACGTAATCTTCGAAGAAGATGATAAAACCTGCAAGTTCGGTAACGAGCATTGCTCCGCGAACACTCTTGATCTTCTTGGTAATCCATTGAACAGTGGCTTCAATACCACCGCCAATTTGCATTATCCCTACAAGTCCGCCCATGGTAAGGCTGGTAAGTACAATTCTGGCTCCCCAAGGATCACCTAAATTATTCCACAGCAACTCCACAGCTTTTCCAAAACCTACAATAGGGTTCCATCCTGCCATCATCGTTCCTGCAAACCATGCACCAATAAAAAGAGAAGGAATTACCTCCTTTGAAAGAATACAGAGCCCTATGGCAATAAGAGGAGGCAACAAAGAAAGGATTCCGAAGTCAGGCTTGACCTCACCTTCCGCTGCCCATGCGATCCCGGTCATAAACAGCAACCCCAGAATTGCTGATACACTCAGGATAAAAACTCTTTTGCCTCTGTTTCTCTCGTCCATCACCATACCTCCCTTATTTAAGAGTTAGTACCCTATTACCTGTGCAAGAGCGAGAAGTCCCATTTGAATAAGATACGCAAATCCAAAAAGAGGAACAAAAAATTTCCACCATTGATCTAACGTTACATGTGCAATACCACACATAATTACGATATTGGCTGATGTAGGGAAAAGAAGATTGGAAAATCCATCGCCATACTGGAAAGCCAGAATTGCTGTCTGCCTTGTCACGCCTAAAATATCAGCCAAAGGCGCCATGATCGGCATTGTAGTTGCCGCCTGTCCAGACCCGGAAGGAATAAAGAAGTTAATGAGAGTCTGCGTTATAAGCATGCCCTGCGCCGATATAAAACGAGGCAACCCTGAAAGAGGTAAAGAAAGACCATATATAACGGTATCTATAACATTTCCCTCTGCCAATACAACCAATACGCCTCGCGCCAGTCCCACTACAAAAGCTCCACCCACAACATCACTGCATGCACTTGCATATTCTTTCGCTATTTTGTTTGGAGACCAACCAGCTACAAGTCCACTTGATATTCCCATGGTTAGGAAGAGACCACAAAGCTCGTTGAATCCCCACCCCAATTTAAGTGTTCCGTAAACAAGAAGAACCATCGTTACTGCAACAATGGCCAAAACACCTTTGTCTCGCCATGTTGTCGTGTTGCTCATTATTTCTTCTCTGTTCATCGCGATATGGCTAAAATCGGTTCCATTTACAATGCTTAATTCTGGATTTCTTTTTACCTTTCGAGCATATCGAAGAGTCCACCAGATAGCAATCGCAGTAAAAAGAGCCCAATGGAAAAATCTAAAGCCAAGCCCCGAAAAAAGAGGAACCTCAGAAACT of Aminobacterium sp. MB27-C1 contains these proteins:
- a CDS encoding YfcC family protein; this translates as MTDTNTDTNTETSTGTRKKFKLPHVFVLLFIMICLAAVLTHLLPAGQFDRQAMEIGPNQVRQVLVPGSYHTVESSPVSPFETMISIYKGMVAAADIIFLVFLPYASFCIVVRTGAMNSFVGWLLRVTQGKDVLLIPLFSIVFSLGASLFGMFSEFYGFIPLFVGLAIALGYDAMVGLAIVGLSTGVGFAASMTNPYTVGIAQKVSEVPLFSGLGFRFFHWALFTAIAIWWTLRYARKVKRNPELSIVNGTDFSHIAMNREEIMSNTTTWRDKGVLAIVAVTMVLLVYGTLKLGWGFNELCGLFLTMGISSGLVAGWSPNKIAKEYASACSDVVGGAFVVGLARGVLVVLAEGNVIDTVIYGLSLPLSGLPRFISAQGMLITQTLINFFIPSGSGQAATTMPIMAPLADILGVTRQTAILAFQYGDGFSNLLFPTSANIVIMCGIAHVTLDQWWKFFVPLFGFAYLIQMGLLALAQVIGY